The proteins below come from a single Burkholderia humptydooensis genomic window:
- a CDS encoding NuoB/complex I 20 kDa subunit family protein, with product MANHPFTLEKDGFIVTTLDAAMAAAQKNSLWYMTFGLACCAVEMMHAAGARYDMDRFGMIPRASPRQCDLMIVAGTLTNKMAPAMRRVYDQMAEPRYVVSMGSCANGGGYYHYSYSVVRGCDRIVPVDIYVPGCPPTAEALVYGLMQLQRKVAERSTHSRPKLFARS from the coding sequence ATGGCGAACCATCCCTTCACTCTCGAAAAAGACGGCTTCATCGTCACGACGCTCGACGCCGCGATGGCCGCCGCGCAGAAGAACAGTCTCTGGTACATGACGTTCGGCCTCGCATGCTGCGCGGTCGAGATGATGCACGCGGCGGGCGCGCGCTACGACATGGACCGCTTCGGGATGATCCCGCGCGCGTCGCCGCGCCAGTGCGACCTGATGATCGTCGCCGGCACGCTGACCAACAAGATGGCGCCCGCGATGCGCCGCGTCTACGACCAGATGGCCGAGCCGCGCTACGTCGTGTCGATGGGCTCGTGCGCGAACGGCGGCGGCTATTACCACTACAGCTATTCGGTCGTGCGCGGCTGCGACCGCATCGTGCCCGTCGACATCTACGTGCCCGGCTGTCCGCCGACCGCCGAGGCGCTCGTCTACGGGCTGATGCAACTGCAGCGCAAAGTCGCCGAGCGCAGCACGCACAGCCGGCCTAAACTGTTCGCGCGATCCTGA
- a CDS encoding STY4528 family pathogenicity island replication protein, which translates to MADRHTHHNPQGQDALFATPASLMLDARLTPLERNGWQVLRMLRSAEGISPLANLGQLRRYLTSTPLGQRAGYETARRVLIVLRLTGWISLVGQHRDPLTGHVLSELYQVHESALDFQQACTLDGSLAQLLQASIGHENNQVDRVALHIQATLAQAPKAAPAAIHEQRRDDDDPPPTPPLPVSQKADQVLASGDSASNMAVPQQTEHARQMTPEQGSTYKTYLYKKERTYRTRAHEDGDSASRPVALPPCLTNVQADQQKDVLSALRRLPPQQRQDVLDELQARSQSGTVRNVVAYFFALVKRVFAGEFRLWAGRREEVPAPQPVASQPALRTEARPEPPTQPASRETALAHIANIRQRLNAPLKAGDLAARVMQAKGWRPQPA; encoded by the coding sequence ATGGCAGACCGTCACACCCACCACAACCCGCAGGGGCAAGATGCCTTGTTCGCCACGCCGGCCTCGCTCATGCTCGATGCCCGCCTCACGCCGCTGGAGCGCAATGGCTGGCAGGTTTTGCGTATGCTGCGCTCTGCAGAGGGTATTAGCCCGCTGGCGAACTTAGGGCAGTTGCGTCGCTACCTCACCTCTACCCCGCTGGGGCAGCGGGCCGGGTACGAGACGGCCCGGCGTGTCCTCATCGTGCTTCGGCTTACGGGATGGATCAGCCTCGTAGGCCAGCACCGCGATCCTCTGACCGGCCATGTTCTCAGCGAGTTGTATCAGGTTCACGAAAGCGCCCTGGACTTCCAGCAGGCATGCACGCTTGACGGCAGTCTCGCGCAGCTTCTGCAAGCCTCCATCGGCCACGAAAACAATCAGGTGGATCGTGTCGCCCTGCACATCCAGGCAACGCTTGCGCAGGCACCCAAGGCGGCTCCTGCTGCTATCCACGAACAGCGCCGTGATGACGATGACCCACCGCCTACGCCGCCATTGCCAGTGAGCCAGAAGGCAGACCAAGTATTGGCATCCGGCGATTCCGCTAGCAACATGGCAGTTCCACAGCAGACCGAACATGCACGCCAGATGACGCCCGAGCAAGGCAGTACGTATAAGACGTATTTGTATAAAAAGGAACGTACGTACCGCACACGCGCGCATGAGGATGGCGATTCCGCATCACGGCCGGTGGCCTTGCCGCCCTGCCTGACCAACGTCCAAGCAGACCAGCAAAAAGACGTGCTGTCTGCTCTACGGAGGTTGCCGCCACAGCAGCGCCAAGACGTACTGGACGAATTGCAGGCCCGTAGCCAGAGCGGCACTGTGCGCAACGTCGTCGCCTACTTCTTCGCCCTGGTGAAGCGCGTGTTTGCAGGCGAGTTTCGCTTGTGGGCAGGCCGCAGGGAAGAGGTTCCCGCCCCCCAACCTGTCGCGAGCCAACCTGCGCTGCGTACCGAGGCCCGCCCGGAACCGCCCACGCAACCGGCATCGCGTGAAACTGCGCTGGCGCACATCGCCAACATCCGCCAGAGGCTGAACGCTCCGCTGAAAGCCGGAGACCTTGCTGCACGGGTGATGCAGGCCAAGGGATGGCGACCCCAGCCTGCCTAG
- the tnpA gene encoding IS66-like element accessory protein TnpA encodes MLDLKVMSIIFDLMDITVTESEAKPGSRKGRPNHDPEFRRRLAAAACEPGVSVAKLARENGINANMLFTWRSRYRAQLQAESTSLIPVSVVHERPPARVAMPPEASGVSHPTPRTGTIEIRIGGVVVKVDGVVDAETLRAVLGSLRS; translated from the coding sequence ATGCTCGACCTCAAAGTGATGTCCATCATTTTCGATTTGATGGACATCACTGTGACGGAATCGGAAGCCAAGCCGGGTAGCCGCAAGGGACGCCCGAACCATGATCCGGAGTTTCGGCGCCGACTGGCGGCCGCAGCCTGTGAGCCCGGCGTGTCGGTCGCGAAGCTGGCGCGGGAGAATGGCATCAACGCCAACATGCTGTTCACTTGGCGGAGCCGTTATCGCGCGCAATTGCAGGCCGAATCGACGTCGCTGATTCCCGTGTCGGTGGTTCATGAGAGGCCGCCGGCGCGTGTGGCCATGCCGCCAGAAGCGTCCGGCGTCAGCCATCCGACGCCGCGAACCGGGACGATCGAGATTCGGATCGGCGGCGTAGTCGTCAAGGTCGACGGCGTCGTTGACGCCGAGACGCTGCGGGCCGTACTGGGGAGCTTGCGATCGTGA
- the tnpB gene encoding IS66 family insertion sequence element accessory protein TnpB (TnpB, as the term is used for proteins encoded by IS66 family insertion elements, is considered an accessory protein, since TnpC, encoded by a neighboring gene, is a DDE family transposase.): MIALPTGTRVWLVVGVTDMRCGFQGLAAKVQTALEENPLGGNVFIFRGRRGDLVKVLWASDDGLWLLAKRLERGRFVWPQADGGKVHLTAAQLSMLLEGIDWVRRETVKR, translated from the coding sequence GTGATTGCGCTGCCCACGGGTACACGCGTCTGGCTGGTGGTGGGCGTCACTGACATGCGCTGCGGGTTCCAGGGGCTGGCGGCGAAGGTGCAGACGGCGCTCGAGGAGAATCCGCTGGGCGGCAACGTGTTCATCTTCCGCGGTCGTCGCGGCGATCTTGTGAAGGTTCTGTGGGCGAGCGATGACGGGCTCTGGCTTCTCGCGAAGCGGCTTGAGCGTGGCCGTTTCGTCTGGCCCCAGGCTGATGGTGGCAAGGTTCATCTGACGGCGGCACAACTGTCGATGTTGCTCGAAGGCATCGATTGGGTGCGACGGGAGACCGTCAAGAGATAG